GCCAGGTGGACAGGTATCCCAGGGGGGAGTCATGGCAGAACGTGACGTAACTCCGGCGCGCATGGCGGGCAACTTCAGTCCGCGTGCCGTCGGGGTGGTAATCGGCGTCGTCGTATTATTCGCTATCGTAGTGTCGAGCGTGTTCGTGGTGGACCAGCGGGAAACCGCGGTGGTGCTGCGCTTCGGAAGATTCCAGCGCACCGCCGACGAGGGCCTGCACTTCAAGCTGCCGTTCGGCATCGACCGCAACATCAACGTCGAAACCCAGCAGATCAAGAAGCTGGAGTTCGGCTATCGCACGGAACGGGCCGGCGTACAGACCGTGTTCTCGGCGCAGGACTTTCCGGAGGAGTCGGTCATGCTGACCGGCGACCTCAACATCGTCGACGTCGAGTGGTCGATCCAGTACCGCATCGTCGACCCGCGCGCCTACCTGTTCAACGTGCTCGACCAGGAGAAGACGCTGCGCGACATCTCGCAGTCGGTGATCAACCAGCTTGTCGGCGACCGCGCCATCCTCGACGTGATCGGCGCCGAGCGCGAGAATATCGAATTCATCGGCCAGGAGCGCATGAACGAGATCTTCGCGTCCTACGAGATCGGCATCCGCGTGACCGCCCTCAAGCTGCAGAACATCGTGCCGCCCAAGGGCGCCGTGCAGAACGCGTTTGAGGACGTGAACAAGGCGATTCAGGACCGCAGCCGCTTCATCGAGGAGGGCAAGGAGGCCTACAACCAGGCCATTCCGCGCGCCCGCGGCCAGGCGCTGCAGATCATCCAGGAGGCGGAGGGCTACAAGGAGGAACGCATCAACCGCGCCCTCGGTGACACCGCCCGGTTCCGCGCCGTCTACGAAGAGTACGCGCGCAACCCGGACGTGACCCGTGCGCGCCTGTATTTCGAGATGTTCGAGAACGTGTTTCTGACCGCGGACGGCACCGACCTGATCGACCGCAACCTCGACAACTTCATTCCTCTGAAGAACCTCGTTCCCACCTTCCAAGGAGCCACCCAGTGAAAAAGGGCGTAACCGTAGGCGTCGTCGTCTTATTCTTCATTATCGTATTCCTGATGCTCGGCCCGCTGTGGGTGCTGCAGGAGGGCGAGCAGGCGGTGCTGCTGCAGTTCGGGCGCATCGTGGCCTCCCATCAGGACGCCGGGCTGAAACTGAAGACCCCGGTGATTGACCGGGTGGTGAAATTCCCGAAGAAGATCCTGTCGTGGGACGGCGCCGCGCAACGCATCCCCACCGAGGAAAACCAGTTCATCTGGGTGGACACCACCGCGCGCTGGCGAATCGCTGACCCGGGGCTGTTCTACGAATCGGTCACCACGATCGACCAGGCCGCCTCGCGTCTCGATGACATCATCGACTCGGAGGTGCGCAAGATCATCTCCCGCAACCCGCTCACCGAGGCGGTGCGCGACTCCGACGTGATCAACCAGATCGAGCGGCGCAATGTGTTCGCCACCGCGGGCGCCCAGGAGAACATCGACGACAGCGTGATCGTGGACACCTTTACCCAGATCACCTACCCCGCGATCCAGACCGGGCGCACGCAGCTCTCGGATGAGGTGCTCACCGAGGCAACTCGGCTGATTCCGCAGTTCGGCATTGAGCTGATCGACGTGGTCATCCGCCAGATCAAGTACTCCGACGACCTCACCGAGAGCGTCTACAACCGCATGATCGCCGACCGGCAGCAGATCGCGCAGGCGTTCCGCTCCGACGGCGAGGGACAGAAGGCGGACTGGCTCGGCCAGCGTTCGCGCGAGTTGAACGTAATCCTGTCGGCGGCGCAGCGCCAGGCGGAGGAGATCAAGGGTGATGCCGACGCGCAGGCGGCCAACATCTACGCGGATGCGTACAACCAGGATCCGGAGTTCTACGAGTTCTGGAAGGCGATCGAGGCGTACCGGACGCTGATGCCACGGTTCCGCAAGACCCTGACCACCGACGCCGAGTTCTTCAAGTACCTGTACAACCAGGACGGGGATTTCCCGCGGCCCTAACCGTTCCCGCAACCCCGGTGCTGCCCGTGGTGCCGGAGCATTCCATGCTTACGGAGCATTCCATGCTTACGGAGCATTCCATGCTTACGGAGCATTCCATGCTTACGGAGCA
The genomic region above belongs to Spirochaetaceae bacterium and contains:
- the hflC gene encoding protease modulator HflC — protein: MKKGVTVGVVVLFFIIVFLMLGPLWVLQEGEQAVLLQFGRIVASHQDAGLKLKTPVIDRVVKFPKKILSWDGAAQRIPTEENQFIWVDTTARWRIADPGLFYESVTTIDQAASRLDDIIDSEVRKIISRNPLTEAVRDSDVINQIERRNVFATAGAQENIDDSVIVDTFTQITYPAIQTGRTQLSDEVLTEATRLIPQFGIELIDVVIRQIKYSDDLTESVYNRMIADRQQIAQAFRSDGEGQKADWLGQRSRELNVILSAAQRQAEEIKGDADAQAANIYADAYNQDPEFYEFWKAIEAYRTLMPRFRKTLTTDAEFFKYLYNQDGDFPRP
- the hflK gene encoding FtsH protease activity modulator HflK, translating into MAERDVTPARMAGNFSPRAVGVVIGVVVLFAIVVSSVFVVDQRETAVVLRFGRFQRTADEGLHFKLPFGIDRNINVETQQIKKLEFGYRTERAGVQTVFSAQDFPEESVMLTGDLNIVDVEWSIQYRIVDPRAYLFNVLDQEKTLRDISQSVINQLVGDRAILDVIGAERENIEFIGQERMNEIFASYEIGIRVTALKLQNIVPPKGAVQNAFEDVNKAIQDRSRFIEEGKEAYNQAIPRARGQALQIIQEAEGYKEERINRALGDTARFRAVYEEYARNPDVTRARLYFEMFENVFLTADGTDLIDRNLDNFIPLKNLVPTFQGATQ